One window of Bacillus sp. (in: firmicutes) genomic DNA carries:
- a CDS encoding xanthine dehydrogenase family protein molybdopterin-binding subunit: MDVIGKGVPRKESFEKVTGQAKYTADFDTKNMLHARLLISPYAHALIKNVDVTEAENIPGVRAVIRGENLPLTGEEMRDRPIIAVDCVRFHGEVVAIVVADTPNIARQGVRAIKVQYELLPVVNSPSEALKRDAPLLHPQLGEYEKIYGVYPVPGTNIASWTKIRKGNREKGWDESEVIIKEKYAFNPSDHAAMETRCSFAQIYPDGMVEITTSSQAPFMIKKLIAWYFGIKSGRIRVKTPLVGGAYGGKGSTQLELLAFVASKAVNGRLVKILNTREEDMLTSPGHIGLEATVKLGSTRDGRIKVAEILFLWDGGAYSDKSIDLSRAGAVDCTGPYNIENIYCDSLCMYTNRPYAAPFRGFSHAEVHFAFERAMDMLANKLNMDPLELRRINAILPGHMTPTQVVLNSNTVGNLPRCISKLKELMNWDGDQVIDLGNNRVRAKGVSCVWKTSTIDPDASSGVILIYNPDGSINLISGVVEIGTATKTVLAQILAEKLKMDINDIHVQMEVDTFNTPEHWKTVASRAIHMAGRAVLAAADDVIRQLKEIASCVLRTPEEDIEVGYGKVFLRDDPNTFIPIKDIAYGYTYPNGNSIGGQIIGRGNYILRGITYLDKETGAGKPGPEWTVGAQGLEIELDTRNYTYKIIKAYSVFDIGKVLNEKTAIGQVKGAMSMGLSFAGRETFYFDALGRVLNPQLRTYRPLRFGEHPVYEVAFVEIPQIGGPYGARGIAEHGLIGMPAALANSLSTALGANINYLPIIPELLWKIKESGC, encoded by the coding sequence ATGGATGTCATCGGGAAAGGAGTACCTCGTAAAGAATCCTTTGAAAAAGTGACCGGCCAAGCAAAATATACCGCCGATTTTGATACAAAAAACATGCTCCATGCACGTCTATTAATTAGTCCTTACGCCCATGCACTGATTAAAAATGTCGATGTGACAGAAGCTGAAAATATCCCAGGTGTTAGGGCTGTTATAAGAGGGGAAAATCTCCCGCTCACAGGAGAGGAGATGCGAGACCGTCCGATTATTGCAGTCGATTGCGTTCGCTTCCACGGTGAGGTAGTAGCCATTGTTGTCGCTGACACGCCAAATATTGCTAGGCAAGGAGTCAGGGCAATTAAAGTTCAATATGAATTGCTGCCTGTTGTCAATTCACCATCAGAAGCGTTAAAGCGGGACGCACCACTTCTTCACCCGCAGCTTGGAGAATATGAAAAAATTTATGGTGTTTACCCTGTTCCTGGCACAAATATTGCTTCTTGGACAAAAATTAGAAAAGGGAATAGGGAAAAAGGTTGGGATGAAAGCGAAGTCATCATCAAGGAAAAATATGCTTTCAACCCTTCCGATCATGCAGCAATGGAAACGAGATGTTCCTTCGCTCAAATCTACCCAGATGGAATGGTTGAAATTACAACGTCATCACAAGCCCCTTTTATGATAAAGAAATTAATCGCTTGGTATTTTGGTATTAAATCGGGACGCATCAGGGTTAAAACGCCTTTAGTTGGCGGTGCTTATGGGGGCAAGGGATCTACACAGTTGGAATTATTAGCATTTGTTGCATCAAAGGCAGTAAACGGAAGATTAGTGAAAATTTTAAACACACGTGAAGAGGATATGCTGACATCCCCCGGTCATATAGGACTTGAGGCCACTGTGAAGCTCGGGAGTACAAGAGATGGAAGGATTAAAGTTGCCGAAATCCTTTTTCTATGGGATGGTGGGGCGTATTCCGATAAATCGATTGATTTAAGCCGGGCTGGGGCTGTAGATTGCACAGGGCCTTATAATATTGAGAATATTTATTGTGATTCATTATGCATGTATACGAACCGTCCATACGCAGCGCCTTTTCGCGGTTTTAGTCATGCTGAAGTTCATTTTGCCTTTGAAAGGGCAATGGATATGTTAGCGAATAAACTAAACATGGACCCACTTGAATTAAGAAGAATCAATGCGATTTTACCAGGTCATATGACACCTACCCAAGTTGTTTTAAATTCTAATACAGTTGGAAATTTACCACGATGTATAAGTAAGCTTAAGGAGTTAATGAATTGGGACGGAGATCAAGTGATTGATTTAGGAAATAACCGCGTTAGAGCAAAGGGAGTTTCCTGTGTCTGGAAGACATCCACGATTGATCCCGATGCCAGCTCTGGCGTTATTTTAATTTATAATCCTGATGGCAGCATCAATCTCATTTCTGGTGTTGTCGAAATCGGCACAGCAACGAAAACGGTGCTGGCGCAAATTTTGGCTGAAAAATTAAAAATGGATATCAACGACATCCATGTGCAAATGGAAGTTGATACGTTCAATACACCTGAACATTGGAAAACAGTAGCTAGCAGAGCCATTCACATGGCGGGAAGAGCGGTATTGGCAGCGGCAGATGATGTTATTCGCCAGTTAAAAGAAATAGCTTCCTGCGTTTTACGTACGCCGGAAGAGGATATAGAAGTTGGTTACGGCAAAGTTTTTCTTAGAGATGACCCAAATACCTTTATTCCGATAAAAGATATTGCTTACGGTTATACGTATCCAAATGGAAATTCGATTGGCGGTCAAATAATCGGCAGGGGCAACTATATTTTAAGAGGGATTACTTATTTGGATAAAGAAACAGGTGCGGGTAAGCCCGGACCAGAGTGGACGGTAGGTGCCCAAGGGCTGGAGATTGAACTAGATACGAGAAACTATACTTATAAAATTATTAAAGCATATTCCGTCTTCGATATCGGTAAGGTGTTGAATGAAAAGACTGCAATCGGGCAGGTCAAAGGAGCGATGAGCATGGGGCTATCTTTTGCGGGCAGGGAAACTTTTTATTTTGATGCTTTGGGAAGAGTTTTAAACCCGCAATTACGGACCTATCGTCCACTTCGCTTTGGTGAGCATCCTGTGTATGAAGTCGCTTTTGTAGAAATACCCCAAATTGGCGGCCCATATGGAGCAAGAGGGATTGCCGAACATGGACTGATTGGTATGCCGGCAGCACTCGCAAATAGCCTCTCTACGGCATTAGGGGCCAACATCAACTATTTGCCGATTATTCCTGAGTTATTATGGAAGATTAAAGAAAGCGGTTGTTGA
- a CDS encoding (2Fe-2S)-binding protein, translated as MSLNINEEIRQVEIRPTATLLQVLRQELSLTGAKPGCLNGDCGACSVIVDGTVYKSCIMLAIEAADAKITTIEGLKDTPIQKAFIEHFAFQCGYCTSGFIMNCHALLLNYPEPTFEIMKEWLASNICRCTCYEEIEAAVQSVIACRRE; from the coding sequence ATGTCATTAAATATTAATGAGGAAATTCGCCAGGTTGAAATACGGCCTACTGCTACGCTTCTTCAAGTTCTCCGCCAAGAGCTTTCCTTAACAGGAGCCAAACCTGGATGCCTAAATGGAGATTGTGGCGCTTGTTCAGTTATCGTTGATGGAACAGTATATAAATCATGTATTATGCTTGCTATTGAGGCTGCTGATGCAAAAATTACGACCATCGAAGGTTTAAAGGACACACCTATTCAAAAAGCATTTATTGAACATTTTGCTTTTCAATGCGGCTATTGCACGTCAGGATTTATCATGAATTGTCATGCCCTCTTACTTAACTACCCTGAGCCGACGTTTGAGATTATGAAAGAATGGCTTGCTTCCAATATATGTAGATGCACGTGTTACGAGGAAATTGAAGCAGCAGTCCAATCTGTAATCGCATGTAGAAGGGAATAA
- a CDS encoding xanthine dehydrogenase: MPSANIEYHKPATIQDALNLFFSLKAENKFPIYYAGGTEILTLDRLDLIETNALIDIKGIKECYAFDFQQGMLRIGTALPLTYIEEKNLFPLLTQTSIGISDHTARNKITLGGNLCGQIFYREAVLPFLLCDSITIIAGTNGIQMIPIGEVFRQSFQLEEGQILLQLLTEQSYINRPFMSIKKRQQWETGYPLLTIASIKMDDGEYRFAFSGLCPFPFRSKNMENIFNSSSLSLQERIDQSLDYIPGPVLDDVEGSKEYRLFVLRNTLEEIFLELEGK, translated from the coding sequence ATGCCGTCAGCTAATATTGAGTACCATAAACCAGCTACCATTCAAGATGCATTGAACCTGTTTTTTTCCTTGAAGGCTGAAAATAAATTCCCTATTTATTATGCGGGGGGAACAGAAATTTTAACGCTTGACCGCTTAGATTTGATTGAAACAAACGCACTCATTGATATTAAAGGAATAAAAGAATGTTATGCTTTTGACTTTCAACAGGGCATGTTACGAATCGGTACAGCCCTTCCGCTTACTTATATTGAAGAAAAAAACTTATTTCCGCTTTTAACTCAAACATCAATTGGAATTTCAGACCATACAGCCAGAAATAAAATAACACTTGGTGGAAATTTATGTGGACAAATTTTTTATCGCGAGGCAGTTTTACCATTTCTTCTTTGCGATAGTATTACTATCATTGCAGGAACAAATGGGATACAAATGATTCCAATTGGGGAAGTTTTCCGACAATCATTTCAGCTTGAAGAAGGACAAATCCTTCTCCAACTTCTGACCGAACAGAGCTATATAAATCGGCCATTTATGAGCATTAAAAAACGACAGCAATGGGAGACAGGGTATCCGTTACTTACGATTGCTTCTATTAAAATGGATGATGGTGAGTATCGCTTTGCTTTTAGCGGCTTATGCCCATTTCCTTTTCGCTCAAAGAACATGGAAAATATATTCAATTCATCTAGTTTGTCATTACAAGAAAGAATTGATCAATCATTAGATTACATTCCAGGGCCTGTCCTGGATGATGTCGAAGGTTCAAAAGAGTACCGTTTATTTGTCCTAAGGAATACATTGGAGGAGATTTTTTTGGAATTGGAGGGAAAATAG
- a CDS encoding nucleotidyltransferase family protein, translating into MMANKNKIVAIYLAAGRSSRMGRNKLLLPLRGNPLGMHALQAALQSNLDRIIVVVNDDEPSMQKGILNSSAKWPLDFSNKLIVVSCPDSKKELSYSLKVGINWASTLDPDGVIILLADQPFIRKEMINQLIDTFLKEKVNYVASCFNDIIRPPILLGRRLFPLLHQLKGDEGAKKLLIESPQIEGRTIHYDDEILFLDVDTMGDYERILEMIAFRAEEKIFSQCCER; encoded by the coding sequence ATGATGGCTAATAAAAATAAGATTGTTGCAATCTATTTAGCTGCAGGTAGAAGTTCAAGAATGGGTCGAAATAAATTGCTCCTACCATTAAGAGGAAATCCGTTGGGAATGCATGCACTGCAGGCTGCATTACAGTCAAACCTTGATCGTATTATTGTAGTTGTAAATGATGATGAACCATCGATGCAAAAGGGGATTTTGAATTCATCGGCGAAATGGCCCTTAGATTTTTCTAATAAACTCATCGTCGTTTCATGCCCAGATTCTAAGAAAGAACTCTCCTATTCACTTAAAGTTGGTATCAATTGGGCTTCCACTTTGGACCCCGACGGAGTAATCATCCTCTTAGCAGACCAGCCCTTTATTCGTAAAGAAATGATTAACCAACTTATTGATACTTTTCTTAAGGAAAAAGTAAATTATGTTGCCTCTTGTTTCAATGATATTATTAGACCGCCAATTTTGCTTGGGAGGAGACTTTTCCCACTTTTGCATCAATTGAAAGGAGATGAGGGGGCTAAGAAACTGTTAATCGAAAGCCCCCAGATTGAAGGAAGAACTATTCATTATGATGATGAAATACTTTTTTTAGATGTTGATACAATGGGAGATTACGAGCGGATTTTGGAAATGATTGCTTTTAGAGCTGAGGAAAAAATTTTTTCGCAATGTTGTGAGCGTTAG